From Streptomyces chrestomyceticus JCM 4735, one genomic window encodes:
- a CDS encoding PaaI family thioesterase: MSGTDKAPTRLTPPADAVAPVRHPDAPAPGELLGAHYDHCFGCGPAQAHGLQLRARAEDGVRVTAEFTVKEAHQGAPGLAHGGVLATALDETLGSLNWLLRVIAVTGRLETDFLRPVPVGTVLHLDAEITAVHGRKIYSTAVGRIGGPGGPVAVRADAVFVEVKVDHFIDNGRPAEIQAAMADPDQVRRARAFEVNP, translated from the coding sequence GTGAGTGGAACCGACAAGGCCCCGACGCGGCTGACGCCACCGGCCGACGCCGTCGCCCCGGTGCGGCACCCCGACGCCCCCGCGCCCGGAGAACTCCTCGGCGCGCACTACGACCACTGCTTCGGCTGCGGCCCGGCGCAGGCCCACGGCCTGCAGTTGCGGGCCCGCGCCGAGGACGGCGTCCGGGTGACCGCCGAGTTCACGGTCAAGGAGGCCCACCAGGGAGCGCCCGGCCTCGCGCACGGCGGGGTGCTGGCCACCGCCCTGGACGAGACGCTGGGTTCGCTGAACTGGCTGCTGCGGGTGATCGCGGTGACCGGCCGGCTGGAGACCGACTTCCTGCGGCCCGTACCGGTCGGCACGGTGCTGCACCTGGACGCGGAGATAACCGCCGTCCACGGCCGGAAGATCTACTCGACGGCGGTGGGCCGCATCGGCGGACCCGGGGGCCCGGTCGCGGTGCGCGCCGACGCCGTCTTCGTCGAGGTCAAGGTCGACCACTTCATCGACAACGGAAGGCCGGCCGAGATCCAGGCCGCGATGGCCGACCCGGACCAGGTCAGACGAGCTCGTGCTTTTGAGGTGAACCCGTGA
- a CDS encoding GlxA family transcriptional regulator translates to MHRVVALVRPVQSVFELGCAVEVFGTERPGMPQHYAFETCTETPGPVPTTGGYAMTVPQGLSALTTADTVIIPGWLPVEEPPSDPVRRALLRAHARGARLVTICSGVFALARTGLLDGRSATTHWARAEQLRRAFPRVRVEPDRLYVDHGDVATSAGAGAGFDLCLHLVRKDHGAAYAAALRRHMVLPPHREAGHVPYTPPPPPGHALDGLLEWADERLGTPLSVADLAAYLGVSPRTLARRFADQLGTSPGAWLLSRRVAAARTLLEETELPVEAIAARVGLSSPVNLRRRFRSATGTTPGAYRRAFRVP, encoded by the coding sequence ATGCATCGCGTGGTGGCTCTGGTACGGCCGGTGCAGTCGGTCTTCGAACTCGGCTGCGCCGTCGAGGTCTTCGGCACGGAGCGCCCCGGGATGCCGCAGCACTACGCGTTCGAAACGTGCACGGAGACGCCCGGCCCCGTACCGACCACCGGCGGGTACGCGATGACCGTGCCGCAGGGCCTCTCGGCGCTCACGACCGCGGACACCGTGATCATCCCGGGCTGGCTCCCGGTGGAGGAGCCGCCCTCCGACCCCGTACGCCGGGCCCTGCTGCGGGCGCACGCGCGCGGGGCCCGGCTGGTCACGATCTGCTCCGGGGTTTTCGCCCTGGCCCGCACCGGACTGCTGGACGGCCGCTCGGCCACCACCCACTGGGCGCGCGCCGAGCAACTGCGGCGTGCGTTCCCGCGCGTGCGCGTGGAACCGGACAGGCTTTACGTGGATCACGGCGATGTCGCCACCAGCGCCGGCGCGGGCGCCGGGTTCGACCTGTGCCTGCATCTCGTCCGGAAGGACCATGGGGCCGCGTACGCCGCCGCGCTCAGGCGGCACATGGTGCTGCCGCCGCACCGCGAGGCCGGCCACGTACCGTACACGCCGCCCCCGCCGCCCGGGCACGCGCTCGACGGCCTGCTCGAATGGGCCGACGAGCGCCTCGGCACGCCACTGTCGGTGGCCGACCTGGCCGCGTACCTCGGCGTCTCGCCCCGCACCCTGGCCCGGCGCTTCGCCGACCAGCTCGGCACGAGCCCGGGCGCGTGGTTGCTCTCCCGTCGCGTGGCCGCGGCACGCACCCTGCTGGAGGAGACGGAATTGCCGGTCGAGGCGATCGCGGCCCGCGTCGGCCTCTCCTCCCCGGTCAACCTGCGCCGCCGCTTCCGTTCGGCGACGGGCACGACTCCGGGCGCCTACCGGCGGGCGTTCCGGGTTCCGTGA
- the kdpC gene encoding potassium-transporting ATPase subunit KdpC, with amino-acid sequence MNNSVRNTARLLGAGLRALLVLTVVCGVLYPLVVTGVAQAAFHDKANGSEVRQNGKAVGSELLGQRYDKGTDAKGNPIPDLRYFQPRPSAGLGSNKTNGVNPQYDLQVSGATNQGATNTDLIAAVQERKKWVAETYGVPESRVPADAVTSSGSGLDPDISPAYAELQVTRVAKENHLDRAKVERLVQDSVEGRVLGLMGEPRVNVLRLNMGVRDLLGKS; translated from the coding sequence ATGAACAACTCGGTACGCAACACCGCCCGCCTCCTCGGCGCCGGCCTGCGCGCCCTGCTCGTCCTGACCGTGGTCTGCGGCGTGCTCTACCCCCTGGTGGTCACCGGCGTCGCCCAGGCCGCCTTCCACGACAAGGCCAACGGCTCCGAGGTACGCCAGAACGGCAAGGCCGTCGGCTCCGAACTCCTCGGCCAGCGCTACGACAAGGGCACCGACGCCAAGGGCAACCCGATCCCCGACCTCCGCTACTTCCAGCCCCGCCCGTCCGCGGGCCTGGGCAGCAACAAGACCAACGGCGTCAACCCCCAGTACGACCTCCAGGTCTCCGGCGCCACCAACCAGGGCGCCACCAACACCGACCTGATCGCCGCCGTCCAGGAACGCAAGAAGTGGGTCGCCGAAACCTACGGCGTCCCCGAGTCCCGGGTCCCCGCCGACGCCGTCACCTCCTCCGGCTCCGGCCTCGACCCGGACATCTCCCCGGCCTACGCCGAACTCCAGGTCACCCGGGTGGCAAAGGAGAACCACCTGGACCGCGCCAAGGTCGAACGCCTGGTGCAGGACAGCGTGGAGGGGCGGGTGCTGGGGCTCATGGGGGAGCCTCGGGTGAATGTGCTGAGGTTGAACATGGGGGTGAGGGATCTGCTCGGCAAGTCCTGA
- the kdpF gene encoding K(+)-transporting ATPase subunit F produces MTVENVVGLIVAVALLGYLVLALVFPERF; encoded by the coding sequence GTGACCGTCGAGAACGTCGTCGGGCTGATCGTCGCGGTCGCCCTGCTCGGCTACCTGGTCCTCGCCCTCGTCTTCCCGGAGAGGTTCTGA
- a CDS encoding GNAT family N-acetyltransferase, with amino-acid sequence MTDAHTHLAHTAELDARTRAAAKALLHDVFEGDLTEEDWDHALGGVHALVWEGDELIGHASVVQRQMLHVGRPLRCGYVEGVGVRADRRGRGHGAAMMTALERIVRTAYDLGALSASEDAAAFYAARGWHLWQGPSAVLSPTGLQLTKEEDGAIYVLQAGAPLDLTGQLACDWRSGDVW; translated from the coding sequence ATGACCGACGCACACACCCACCTCGCCCACACCGCGGAACTCGACGCCCGTACCCGCGCCGCGGCCAAGGCACTCCTCCACGACGTCTTCGAGGGCGACCTGACCGAGGAGGACTGGGACCACGCACTGGGCGGCGTACACGCCCTGGTGTGGGAGGGCGACGAACTGATCGGCCACGCCTCCGTCGTACAGCGCCAGATGCTGCACGTCGGCCGCCCTCTGCGCTGCGGCTACGTGGAGGGCGTCGGCGTCCGCGCGGACCGGCGCGGCCGTGGCCACGGAGCCGCCATGATGACGGCCCTGGAACGGATCGTCCGCACCGCCTACGACCTGGGCGCCCTCAGCGCCTCCGAGGACGCCGCCGCCTTCTACGCGGCCCGCGGCTGGCACCTCTGGCAGGGCCCGTCCGCCGTCCTCTCCCCCACCGGCCTGCAACTCACCAAGGAGGAGGACGGCGCTATCTACGTCCTGCAGGCCGGCGCCCCGCTGGATCTCACGGGGCAACTGGCCTGCGACTGGCGGAGCGGGGATGTCTGGTAG
- a CDS encoding cupin domain-containing protein, which produces MHPEILAQEGYASVSVGESPVRELFPGIRLRPLWRGPDGAHANVLEMEAGASWPHRDVHEPGPEEVYVVAGTFNDGARDYPAGTFLHAPAGSWHVPSTATGCTLFLFYPEG; this is translated from the coding sequence ATGCACCCCGAGATCCTTGCGCAGGAGGGTTACGCCTCCGTCTCCGTCGGCGAATCCCCGGTCCGTGAGCTGTTCCCCGGTATCCGGCTGCGCCCCTTGTGGCGGGGGCCGGACGGCGCGCACGCCAACGTGCTGGAGATGGAGGCGGGTGCCTCCTGGCCGCACCGCGATGTCCACGAGCCGGGCCCTGAGGAGGTCTATGTCGTTGCCGGAACCTTCAACGACGGAGCCCGCGACTACCCTGCCGGCACGTTCCTGCACGCCCCGGCCGGGTCGTGGCACGTGCCTTCGACCGCCACCGGATGCACGCTGTTCCTCTTTTATCCAGAGGGCTAG
- a CDS encoding DUF3710 domain-containing protein, whose product MFGRRKKNEAPAESVPAAEAADETASDETFADEGAGSGEEERRVNLPPAPRPDGPWDLSEVTDAAEGRVDLGGMFVPGVEGMELRVEVAGDAIVAATVVLQDSAVQLQAFAAPKKEGIWGEVREEIGVGITQQGGVIDEVEGPLGWELRAQVPVQLPDGTNGVQVVRFVGVDGPRWFLRGVISGQGAVQPEAAGILEHIFQDTVVVRGDAPMAPRDPIVLKLPDDAQMVPDGVQQEPAETSRFGGGVERLERGPEITEIR is encoded by the coding sequence GTGTTCGGTCGTCGCAAGAAGAACGAGGCTCCCGCAGAGTCGGTCCCCGCAGCGGAAGCCGCCGACGAGACGGCCTCGGACGAGACCTTTGCGGACGAGGGTGCCGGGTCCGGCGAGGAGGAGCGCCGGGTGAACCTGCCCCCGGCCCCCCGCCCCGACGGCCCCTGGGACCTCTCCGAGGTCACGGACGCCGCCGAGGGCCGGGTGGACCTGGGCGGCATGTTCGTGCCCGGTGTCGAGGGCATGGAGCTGCGGGTGGAGGTCGCGGGCGACGCGATCGTCGCCGCGACCGTGGTCCTCCAGGACAGCGCCGTACAGCTCCAGGCGTTCGCCGCGCCCAAGAAGGAGGGCATCTGGGGCGAGGTCCGCGAGGAGATCGGCGTCGGCATCACCCAGCAGGGCGGCGTCATCGACGAGGTCGAGGGCCCGCTGGGCTGGGAACTGCGCGCGCAGGTCCCCGTACAGCTCCCGGACGGCACCAACGGCGTCCAGGTCGTACGCTTCGTCGGCGTCGACGGCCCGCGCTGGTTCCTGCGCGGCGTCATCTCCGGCCAGGGCGCGGTCCAGCCCGAGGCGGCCGGCATCCTGGAGCACATCTTCCAGGACACCGTGGTCGTCCGCGGCGACGCCCCCATGGCCCCCCGCGACCCGATCGTCCTCAAGCTCCCCGACGACGCCCAGATGGTCCCCGACGGCGTCCAGCAGGAGCCCGCGGAAACCTCCCGCTTCGGCGGCGGCGTCGAACGCCTGGAGCGCGGACCGGAGATCACCGAGATCCGCTGA
- a CDS encoding DUF4193 domain-containing protein, translated as MATDYDTPRKTDDDLNEDSIEELKSRRNDKSASAVDVDEFEQAEGLELPGADLSNEELAVRVLPKQQDEFTCMSCFLVHHRSQLAAEDKNGQPICRDCAA; from the coding sequence ATGGCTACGGATTACGACACCCCACGCAAGACAGATGACGACCTCAACGAGGACAGCATCGAAGAACTGAAGTCGCGGCGGAACGACAAGTCCGCCTCGGCCGTCGACGTCGACGAGTTCGAGCAGGCCGAGGGCCTGGAGCTGCCCGGCGCCGACCTTTCCAACGAAGAGCTCGCCGTCCGGGTGCTGCCCAAGCAGCAGGACGAGTTCACGTGCATGAGCTGCTTCCTGGTCCACCACCGCAGCCAGCTGGCCGCCGAGGACAAGAACGGCCAGCCGATCTGCCGCGACTGCGCGGCCTGA
- the dut gene encoding dUTP diphosphatase, whose amino-acid sequence MSQVRNPVDVLIRRLDPEVPIPAYGHPGDAGADLVTTEAAELAPGERTVLPTGVSVALPDGYAAFVHPRSGLAARCGVALVNAPGTVDAGYRGEIKVIVVNLDPRESVRFERFDRIAQLVVQQVEKVRFHEVAELPGSARAEGGFGSTGGHAAVDGSTGGNGYASVGADREGQ is encoded by the coding sequence GTGAGTCAGGTACGCAATCCGGTGGATGTGCTGATCCGGCGTCTGGACCCGGAGGTGCCGATTCCCGCCTACGGTCATCCCGGTGACGCGGGCGCCGACCTGGTGACCACCGAGGCGGCGGAACTCGCGCCGGGGGAGCGGACGGTGCTCCCCACCGGAGTGTCCGTCGCCCTGCCCGACGGGTACGCGGCGTTCGTGCACCCCCGCTCGGGCCTGGCCGCCCGGTGCGGAGTGGCGCTGGTGAATGCCCCCGGGACGGTGGATGCCGGGTACCGTGGGGAAATCAAGGTGATCGTGGTCAATCTGGACCCGCGCGAGAGTGTGCGGTTCGAGAGGTTCGACCGGATCGCCCAACTGGTCGTCCAGCAGGTCGAGAAGGTGCGCTTCCACGAGGTGGCGGAACTTCCCGGCTCGGCGCGGGCCGAGGGGGGATTCGGTTCCACCGGCGGTCATGCGGCGGTGGACGGCTCCACGGGTGGGAATGGATACGCATCGGTCGGTGCCGACCGGGAAGGACAGTGA
- a CDS encoding DUF3093 domain-containing protein, producing the protein MQSYEERLTAPRSWWVIAGLIGVACALMLLPLGTLPMLGGLIGGAALSAVAVSSYGSVRIRVVGDSLIAGDARIPVSALGEARALDAEEAVAWRTHKADTRAFMLLRSYVPTAVRVEITDPADPTPYAYLSTREPERLVAALAAVRA; encoded by the coding sequence ATGCAGTCGTACGAAGAACGCCTCACCGCGCCCCGCTCCTGGTGGGTGATCGCCGGCCTGATCGGCGTGGCCTGCGCCCTGATGCTGCTCCCGCTGGGCACGCTGCCGATGCTCGGCGGGCTGATCGGCGGCGCGGCGCTGTCCGCGGTGGCGGTCAGCTCGTACGGCTCGGTACGGATCCGTGTGGTGGGCGACTCGCTGATCGCGGGCGACGCCCGGATCCCGGTCTCGGCGCTGGGTGAGGCGCGGGCGCTGGACGCGGAGGAGGCGGTGGCCTGGCGTACGCACAAGGCCGACACCCGTGCCTTCATGCTGCTGCGCAGCTACGTGCCGACCGCGGTGCGGGTCGAGATCACCGACCCGGCGGACCCGACTCCGTACGCGTATCTCTCGACCCGTGAGCCGGAGCGCCTGGTGGCCGCGCTGGCGGCCGTACGGGCCTGA
- the kdpA gene encoding potassium-transporting ATPase subunit KdpA: MSPILAGVLQLTALVAALALAYRPLGDHMAAMYSSRKHLRVEKVIYRCIGADPDAQMRWPAYLRGVLAFSLAGVLFLYLLQRLQGSLPLSLGFASISPDQAFNTAASFVANTNWQSYSGEQAMGHVVQTAGLAVQNFVSAATGMAVAIALVRGFARTRTGDLGNFWADLVRGTVRILIPIAVVGALVLVACGAIQNFSGIHEVGQFLGGTQQTNGGAVASQEVIKELGTNGGGYFNANSAHPFENPNGFTNLFEVFLILVIPFALTRTFGRLVGNVRQGYAILATMGVIWLGFTALMMWTEFAHGGPALQAAGAAMEGKENRFGIGGSSIFSVATTLTSTGAVDGFHDSFTAFGGGIQLLGMMLGEIAPGGVGSGLYGMLVMAVIAVFLAGLMVGRTPEYLGKKLGTREIKLAACYILVTPTLVLGFTAVSMVLPDALGSMLNTKALGAGSHGFSEVLYAFTSGANNNGSAFGGLNANTPWYNTTIGLAMLLGRFLPMVFVLALAGSLAEQQPVPETAGTLRTEKPLFAGLLVGTILIITGLTYFPALALGPIAEGLS; encoded by the coding sequence ATGAGCCCCATCCTGGCCGGCGTGCTCCAGCTCACCGCGCTCGTCGCGGCGCTCGCCCTGGCGTACCGTCCCCTCGGCGACCACATGGCCGCCATGTACAGCTCGCGCAAGCACCTGCGCGTCGAAAAGGTGATCTACCGCTGCATCGGTGCCGACCCGGACGCGCAGATGCGCTGGCCCGCGTACCTGCGCGGGGTCCTGGCCTTCTCGCTCGCCGGTGTGCTCTTCCTCTACCTGCTGCAGCGGCTCCAGGGCAGCCTGCCCCTGTCGCTCGGCTTCGCGTCGATCAGCCCGGACCAGGCGTTCAACACGGCGGCGTCGTTCGTCGCGAACACCAACTGGCAGTCGTACAGCGGTGAACAGGCCATGGGCCACGTCGTGCAGACGGCCGGCCTGGCGGTGCAGAACTTCGTCTCGGCCGCGACCGGCATGGCCGTCGCGATCGCCCTCGTCCGCGGCTTCGCCCGCACCCGCACCGGCGACCTGGGCAACTTCTGGGCCGACCTGGTACGCGGCACCGTGCGCATCCTGATACCGATCGCCGTGGTCGGCGCGCTCGTCCTCGTCGCGTGCGGCGCCATCCAGAACTTCTCCGGCATCCACGAGGTCGGGCAGTTCCTGGGCGGCACCCAGCAGACCAACGGCGGCGCGGTCGCCTCCCAGGAGGTCATCAAGGAGCTGGGCACCAACGGCGGCGGCTACTTCAACGCCAACTCGGCCCACCCCTTCGAGAACCCGAACGGCTTCACCAACCTCTTCGAGGTCTTCCTCATCCTGGTCATCCCGTTCGCGCTGACCCGTACCTTCGGTCGGCTCGTCGGCAACGTACGGCAGGGCTACGCGATCCTGGCCACGATGGGCGTCATCTGGCTCGGCTTCACCGCCCTGATGATGTGGACCGAGTTCGCGCACGGCGGCCCGGCGCTCCAGGCGGCGGGTGCCGCGATGGAGGGCAAGGAGAACCGCTTCGGCATCGGCGGCTCGTCGATCTTCTCGGTCGCCACCACCCTCACCTCGACCGGCGCCGTGGACGGCTTCCACGACTCCTTCACGGCCTTCGGCGGCGGCATCCAACTGCTGGGCATGATGCTCGGCGAGATCGCGCCCGGCGGCGTCGGCTCCGGCCTGTACGGCATGCTCGTGATGGCCGTGATCGCGGTGTTCCTCGCGGGCCTGATGGTGGGCCGTACCCCCGAGTACCTCGGCAAGAAGCTCGGCACCCGCGAGATCAAGCTCGCGGCCTGCTACATCCTCGTCACCCCGACCCTGGTGCTCGGCTTCACCGCCGTCTCGATGGTGCTGCCGGACGCGCTGGGCTCGATGCTCAACACCAAGGCGCTGGGCGCCGGGTCGCACGGCTTCTCCGAGGTGCTGTACGCCTTCACCTCCGGCGCCAACAACAACGGCTCGGCCTTCGGCGGCCTGAACGCGAACACCCCCTGGTACAACACCACGATCGGGCTGGCGATGCTGCTGGGCCGCTTCCTGCCGATGGTGTTCGTCCTCGCCCTGGCCGGCTCGCTCGCCGAGCAGCAGCCGGTGCCGGAGACGGCGGGCACGCTCCGTACCGAGAAGCCGCTCTTCGCGGGACTGCTGGTCGGCACGATTCTGATCATCACCGGCCTGACGTACTTCCCGGCGCTGGCCCTCGGCCCGATCGCGGAAGGGCTGTCATGA
- the kdpB gene encoding potassium-transporting ATPase subunit KdpB: MSTATPTRAPHQDVPGGHPPDGGRVGGGLFDPKQLVKSLPDALRKLDPRVMIKSPVMFVVEVGSVLTTCFAVASPADWFGWAIAVWLWLTVIFANLAEAVAEGRGKAQADTLRKAKTDTVARRLNGTAEERVPGTELRIGDLVVCEAGDIIPGDGDVVEGVASVDESAITGESAPVIRESGGDRSAVTGGTKVLSDRIVIKITTKPGETFIDRMINLVEGAARQKTPNEIALNILLASLTIVFLLAVVTLQPFAIYAGAEQPMIVLLALLVCLIPTTIGALLSAIGIAGMDRLVQRNVLAMSGRAVEAAGDVSTLLLDKTGTITLGNRQAAEFVPVKGVTEAEVADAAQLSSLADETPEGRSIVVLAKEKYGLRERHQGELAEAEWVPFTAQTRMSGVDVTEHGTVRKVRKGATGSVIAWVREQGGTVPDDADRLANGISEAGGTPLLVALEDERGARALGVIHLKDVVKDGMRERFVELRKMGIKTVMITGDNPLTAKAIADEAGVDDFLAEATPEDKMALIKREQAGGKLVAMTGDGTNDAPALAQADVGVAMNTGTSAAKEAGNMVDLDSNPTKLIEIVEIGKQLLITRGALTTFSIANDVAKYFAIIPAMFAVAYPGLDTLNIMRLHSSQTAILSAIIFNALIIVALVPLALKGVRYRPVSADRMLRRNLGIYGLGGLIAPFIGIKLIDLLISAIPGIG; encoded by the coding sequence ATGTCCACCGCAACCCCGACCCGCGCGCCCCACCAGGACGTACCCGGCGGGCACCCGCCGGACGGCGGCCGCGTCGGCGGCGGGCTCTTCGACCCCAAGCAACTGGTCAAGTCGCTGCCGGACGCGCTGCGCAAGCTGGACCCCCGGGTGATGATCAAATCCCCGGTGATGTTCGTGGTCGAGGTCGGATCGGTCCTGACCACCTGCTTCGCCGTCGCGTCCCCCGCGGACTGGTTCGGCTGGGCCATCGCCGTCTGGCTCTGGCTCACCGTGATCTTCGCCAACCTGGCGGAGGCGGTCGCCGAGGGCCGCGGCAAGGCCCAGGCGGACACGCTGCGCAAGGCCAAGACGGACACCGTGGCCCGGCGGCTGAACGGCACGGCGGAGGAGCGGGTGCCCGGCACGGAGCTGCGCATCGGCGACCTCGTCGTCTGCGAGGCCGGCGACATCATCCCGGGCGACGGCGACGTCGTCGAAGGCGTCGCCTCGGTCGACGAGTCCGCCATCACGGGCGAGTCGGCCCCGGTGATCCGCGAGTCCGGCGGCGACCGGTCCGCGGTGACCGGCGGTACGAAGGTGCTCTCCGACCGCATCGTCATCAAGATCACGACGAAGCCCGGCGAGACCTTCATCGACCGGATGATCAACCTGGTCGAGGGCGCCGCCCGGCAGAAGACGCCGAACGAGATCGCGCTGAACATCCTGCTCGCCTCGCTGACCATCGTCTTCCTGCTGGCCGTGGTCACCCTCCAGCCGTTCGCGATCTACGCGGGCGCCGAGCAGCCCATGATCGTACTGCTGGCGCTGCTGGTCTGCCTGATCCCGACGACGATCGGCGCGCTGCTGTCGGCCATCGGCATCGCGGGCATGGACCGCCTGGTCCAGCGCAACGTGCTGGCGATGTCCGGGCGCGCCGTCGAGGCCGCCGGCGACGTCTCCACGCTGCTGCTCGACAAGACCGGCACCATCACCCTCGGCAACCGCCAGGCCGCCGAGTTCGTCCCCGTCAAGGGCGTGACCGAGGCCGAGGTGGCGGACGCCGCCCAGCTTTCCTCGCTCGCCGACGAGACCCCCGAAGGCCGCTCCATCGTCGTGCTGGCCAAGGAGAAGTACGGCCTGCGCGAACGCCACCAGGGCGAACTGGCCGAGGCCGAGTGGGTGCCCTTCACCGCCCAGACCCGCATGTCGGGCGTGGACGTCACCGAGCACGGCACCGTACGCAAGGTCCGCAAGGGCGCGACCGGTTCGGTCATCGCCTGGGTGCGGGAGCAGGGCGGCACCGTCCCCGACGACGCCGACCGGCTGGCCAACGGCATCTCCGAGGCCGGCGGCACGCCGCTGCTGGTCGCCCTGGAGGACGAGCGGGGCGCCCGCGCGCTCGGCGTCATCCACCTCAAGGACGTCGTCAAGGACGGCATGCGCGAACGCTTCGTCGAACTGCGCAAGATGGGCATCAAGACCGTCATGATCACGGGCGACAACCCGCTGACGGCCAAGGCCATCGCCGACGAGGCGGGCGTGGACGACTTCCTCGCGGAAGCCACCCCCGAGGACAAGATGGCGCTGATCAAGCGCGAGCAGGCGGGCGGCAAGCTGGTCGCCATGACCGGCGACGGCACCAACGACGCCCCGGCCCTGGCCCAGGCGGACGTCGGCGTCGCCATGAACACCGGCACCTCCGCCGCCAAGGAGGCCGGGAACATGGTCGACCTGGACTCCAACCCGACCAAGCTCATCGAGATCGTCGAGATCGGCAAGCAGTTGCTGATCACCCGGGGCGCGCTGACCACCTTCTCGATCGCCAACGACGTCGCGAAGTACTTCGCGATCATCCCGGCGATGTTCGCGGTGGCCTACCCGGGCCTGGACACCCTCAACATCATGCGGCTGCACAGCTCGCAGACCGCGATCCTGTCCGCGATCATCTTCAACGCGCTGATCATCGTCGCGCTCGTACCGCTGGCCCTCAAGGGCGTGCGCTACCGCCCGGTGAGCGCCGACCGGATGCTCCGCCGCAACCTCGGCATCTACGGACTCGGCGGCCTGATCGCCCCCTTCATCGGCATCAAACTCATCGACCTGCTCATCTCTGCGATCCCCGGGATCGGGTGA
- a CDS encoding ABC transporter ATP-binding protein, with protein MDKHAGVGTRRYEEDGAARSRARGRAGAGQARRSPWAVRLGGVTKSHGSGRAAVTALDEVTAELPYGTFTAVMGPSGSGKSTFLHCASGLERPDRGTVEIAGHDLGPLNERQRTELRRERVGFVFQGFHLLPALTAEQNITLPVRLAGRRLRLDSGRLEELLTRTGLADRRKHRPGELSGGQQQRVAIARALIARPEVVFADEPTGALDTASARDVLELLRQLVDDVGQTVLMVTHDPVAASYADAVLLLADGRVTDVLHRAPAEAIAERMTRLGA; from the coding sequence GTGGACAAGCACGCAGGCGTGGGGACCCGCCGTTACGAAGAGGACGGAGCGGCCCGCAGCCGGGCACGGGGGCGTGCCGGGGCAGGGCAGGCGCGGCGTTCGCCCTGGGCGGTGCGCCTCGGCGGGGTCACCAAGTCGCACGGCAGTGGGAGGGCGGCTGTCACGGCGCTCGACGAGGTCACGGCGGAGTTACCCTACGGAACGTTCACCGCCGTCATGGGCCCTTCCGGATCGGGCAAGAGCACGTTCCTGCACTGCGCCTCCGGGCTGGAGCGCCCGGACCGGGGCACGGTGGAGATCGCGGGCCACGACCTGGGCCCGCTGAACGAACGACAGCGGACCGAACTGCGTCGCGAACGCGTCGGTTTCGTCTTCCAGGGCTTCCACCTCCTCCCGGCGCTGACGGCGGAGCAGAACATCACCCTGCCGGTGCGGCTGGCCGGCCGCCGCCTGCGCCTGGATTCCGGCCGGCTGGAGGAGTTGCTCACCCGCACCGGCCTCGCCGACCGCCGTAAGCACCGGCCGGGGGAGCTGTCCGGCGGACAGCAGCAGCGCGTGGCGATCGCCCGCGCCCTGATCGCCCGCCCCGAGGTGGTCTTCGCGGACGAACCCACCGGAGCCCTGGACACGGCGTCGGCCCGCGACGTGCTGGAACTTCTGCGTCAACTCGTGGACGACGTCGGGCAGACGGTCCTGATGGTGACCCACGACCCGGTGGCCGCCTCGTACGCGGACGCCGTGCTGCTGCTGGCGGACGGACGCGTCACCGACGTCCTGCACCGGGCTCCGGCGGAGGCCATCGCCGAGCGCATGACCCGCCTGGGAGCGTGA